Part of the Paenibacillus terrae HPL-003 genome is shown below.
AATGTCCGGAATGAGAGAAAGGCACAGCTTGTACGGACCATTTCTAACAGTCTTCTGCCCAAGCTTCTTATTCTGGTTATCGTTTCCTGGATTGCAGGTGCAGGTGTACTGACGGTATTTGCTGCTCCCTCGGTTCCGAATGAAGAGGTAACCAAACTTATTGTACAACCTGGGGATACATTGTGGCGGATTGCCTCCAATCATAAACCGGAACGAATAGATACACGGGTATATATAGAAGGAATTGTTCGGATTAACGGACTAGAAGATCGAGGAGTGCAGGCAGGCCAGGTTTTAAAGCTTCCTCACTTCTGATCAATCACATTAGAGCTGTCAGGGAACGTGATGCGGGAACCTTGACAAGCTCTTTTCTACATGTCAAAGTGTATTATATCTTTGCTTATATGGAGGGGACACAATTTGGATATAGACAGCTTGGTAGAGCGCATCAATGAATTGGCGCGCAAAGCAAAAGCCGAGGGATTGACGGAAGAAGAAACAATAGAACGTGCCAATCTTCGGGAAATTTATTTGGGTAACATTCGCCGTAATTTTCGGCAGCAGCTTGAAACGATTGAATTTGTGGACGATGAAACGCCGAAGGGAAATGGCGGGCTGAAACATTAATTTTCACTAATGCAGCTTAGCCCGCATCATTTGCCTTTTGCTTTTTTGGTATTCTTTTTGATATCTATATAGATAGGTTTGAGGCAATTGCTCTGAAGCAATACATTTGGGAAGGGAATTGAGAGATGGCCCGGTCATTCGAAAGAAAAGTACGCAAAAACACAGCGCATTTGAATAAATTGCGCAAAAAGCAAGGTATCCAAACCATTAGTGGCGCCGGTTCTGCAATGGATATTTTCCGTGGACGTAATATAACCGTGCCAATCATGTTGGCTGGACTTGCAGTTCTGTACATGCTCATGAGTTATTTTTTGACTAAGACTGGCATGCGCGGAATGGACTGGCTTGTATTCGGCTTGTATTTGATGCTGGCTGTTATCTTTTTCATCCGCCGTCCTTATTTGAAGGTTGGGAAGAGCACACTGTATATGTTGAAGGGCGGCAGAGAGCGTCCAATGACCGCAGAGGATATGAAAGCCATCAAGATTGAAAAGGGTTATGTAACGGTTGAAAGAAAAGGTAAGGGTGGCAACTTCATTTTTACAAAATCACTTGGCCGTTATGATACGGATGCCATTGCAGAGCGACTTGAGAAGTTTGCGCAAACTAATCAGGTTCAAGTAGACAAAAAATAACGACTTTTGTTGGTACAAATCGTTTAAATTGTCCGTGGGCCTGTAGGCTCTGTAAATAAGGCCGCATGATGTTATTTCATAGCACATTGCGGCCTCTTGCTTAATATGGGCACATAACGATTGGAATGCTTGTAGACGCAACAAGGCAGAACAAGCGTACATATAAAGTGGAAAGAGAGTGGATAATTCAGATGGCGATTCAGGCGGTAATGTTCGATCTTGATGATACACTTCTGTGGGATGAGCGCAGCGTAGAAGAGGCATTTGACGCGGCGTGCCAGACAGGCTCCCGGGAATCAGGCGTTGATCCGAAAGCTTTGGAAGAAGCTGTCCGCAAGGAAGCGCGTGCTTTGTATGAATCTTATGAAACCTTTAGTTTTACTCAATTGATTGGCATTAATCCGTTTGAGGGATTGTGGGCGAATTTTACGGCAGGAGAGCAGCCTGAGTTCCGACAATTGGAACAGTTAGCCCCTGCTTATCGAAAGGAATCTTGGCGTAGAGGTCTCCAACAGCTGGGGATAGATAATGAAGAGTTAGCGCAAAAGATGGCAACCCAATTTGCCTTGGAAAGACGCTCACGTCCCCATGTTTATGAAGAAACGTTTGAGATTCTGGAGCAATTGAAAGGGCAGTATAAGCTTCTTTTGTTGACAAACGGCTCCCCTGATCTACAGCAGGAAAAGCTGGATGGGGTTCCGCAGTTAGCTCCATTTTTTGATCACGTTGTTATTTCAGGTTCGTTTGGTAAAGGTAAGCCGGACCCGTCTATTTTTCAGCATGCTTTGGGGCTTCTCGGTATTGAGCCTGAACATGCTTTAATGGTAGGAGATAAGCTGACGACTGATATTCAAGGGGCTCTGGCGGCAGGTGTGCACTCCGTGTGGGTGAACCGCAACGCTAAAACCAATACTACAGAAATCAAGCCAAAGTTCGAAATTAAGCATCTGTCCGAATTGGATGGAATTATTCAATCGTTTAAGTAAGTGCCTTTCGGCTCTTATTATAGTAACAAGCCCAAAAAACTCCCTCCGCTCAGGTATCTCAGAGCAGAGGGAGTTGCTTTATCCACATTAGGATGGATTCGTATGATAGTATTATGCCTGAATAAACGATGGATCTTCAAACGGTTCGGCAATCCACCCATTTTCTTCGATGAACAAACGTACTGCGACGATCTTCTGATTTTCCATTAAGGTAAAAAAGTGAGGAATATTTTCTGGTACGGAAATAACGTCACCTGGTGAAAGCTCAACATTAAAATATCCGATTTCTTCAGGACCTTTAATGATGAAAATGCCTTTGCCTGCTACAATAGCACGGATTTCATCTTCGGTATGGGTATGAATTTGCTCAAACTTGGCAAGCAGCTCGTCCAAATTCGGCGTTGCTTCGGACAAGGTGATTACGTCCCATATTTTATACCCACGACGGGCGGCTAAATCCTTGATTTCGGCTTCAAAAGTGCTTAGAACAGCCACTTTTTGCTCATCTGTCAGGGTAAAGTTTTCTTGCAGCTCCCCGGACAGCTTGGAAGCATCCCAATGCTCGTACAATACCTCTTGACTCTCCAAAAATTCACGTACCTTGTCTTCATCGCTAATTCGTACATTTGTATTGCGTATTAAGATTTCAGCCACAGGTTATCCCTCTTTTCCACTTGGTTTAATGTTGTATACAGAATATCATGTCTTGAATCGTTGTACAATATAGGTTTGAAACATTTTATGTTGCAAATGACGGTTCATCCTATTCCTATATAGAAAGATAAGTATGTCTTATTATGCTGCAAACTGTAAAAATGAATATCCGAGAGTTGTTTTTGTACAGAGAAGCCGTATAAAACGTATGTTTTTACTTCAATCTATCTAAATGATACGGTTTCTGCTAAACTAGGATTTAACGTTTTGCGGGGGTGAAGAGATTTTGGATAAAGTTAGCTTACAGGATGCATTACAACGAAGAATACTCATTCTTGACGGGGCTATGGGTACCATGATCCAGCAAGAGGATCTTTCCCCCGACGATTTTGGCGGGGAAGAGCTCGAAGGCTGCAACGAGATGTTGGTCTTAACCAGACCGGATGTTATTCAAGGGATACATGAAGCATACTTGGAGGCCGGATCAGACCTGATTGAAACGAACACTTTTGGAGCGACATCCGTCGTTTTGGCGGATTACGATATACCGGAGCGCGCCCGTGAGATTAACCTGGTAGCAGCTAAACTGGCGCGTAACGCGGCGGATAAGTATAGTACTGCGGACAAGCCTCGTTTTGTTGTAGGGGCTATGGGACCGACGACGAAAACATTATCCGTGACAGGTGGTGTTACGTTTGCAGAACTGATCGAGAGCTATGAAGAGCAGGCATTGGCGCTGATTGAAGGCGGCGTGGATGCTCTGCTTTTGGAGACGTCGCAGGATACGCTTAACGTCAAAGCCGGAAGTATTGGAATTCGGCAGGCTTTTGAGAAGACGGGTATAGAGCTTCCCATAATGATTTCGGGAACGATCGAGCCGATGGGAACGACGTTGGCAGGGCAAAATATCGAATCCTTCTGCATATCGCTTGAACACTTGCACCCGGTGTCGATCGGGCTGAATTGTGCTACAGGGCCGGAGTTTATGCGAGATCACATTCGCTCTCTCTCTGACATGTCCTCAGCAGCGATTAGCTGTTATCCAAACGCAGGTCTGCCCGATGAAAACGGCCAATATCATGAATCACCTGATTCATTGGCCCGTAAAATGGCCGCTTTCGCCGAAAAAGGCTGGCTGAATATTGCAGGGGGGTGCTGCGGGACCACGCCTGAGCATATACGGGTTATGAGTGAAAGTATGGCGCAGTTTGAGCCTCGTCCGCTGGAAGGTCATCACCCACCGGCCGTATCCGGCATTGAGCCTGTATATATTGAACAGGAAAATCGTCCCTATATGGTTGGTGAACGAACGAATGTTCTCGGCTCCCGCAAATTCAAGCGTTTGATCGTGGAAGGCAAATATGAAGAGGCATCTGAAATTGCCCGCGCTCAGGTAAAGAGTGGGGCACATGTCATAGATATTTGTGTACAGGACCCGGACCGTGATGAAATGACGGATATGGAAGCCTTTTTGAAGCTGGTTGTGAATAAGGTAAAGGTCCCTCTCGTGATTGATACCACGGATATCCAGGTCATTGATACCGCCTTGCAATATTCGCAAGGGAAGGCGATCATTAACTCCATTAATTTGGAGGACGGCGAAGAGAAATTTGAGAAAATGGCACCCCTTATTCATAAATACGGCGCGGCTGTTGTTGTTGGAACCATTGATGAACGCGGTCAGGCTATTTCACGTGAGGATAAGCTTGAGGTGGCCAAGCGTTCCTATGATCTGCTGGTGAACCGTTACGGTCTGGCACCCGAGGATCTTATTTTTGATACGCTCGTATTTCCCGTAGGAACAGGTGATGAGCAATACATCGGTTCGGCCAAGGAAACGATTGAGGGTATTCGGATTATTAAAGAAGCACTTCCAGGAGTTCACACCATTCTGGGTATTAGTAACGTGTCCTTTGGTTTGCCGGAGGCGGGTCGTGAAGTGCTCAATTCCGTTTATCTATACGAATGTACCAAAGCAGGCTTGGACTATGCGATTGTAAATACAGAGAAGCTCGAACGTTATGCTTCGATACCCGAGCATGAACGGAAGCTCGCCGAAGACTTGATTTATAAAACGAACGACGATACTTTATCCGCTTTTGTGGCTGCTTTCCGTAATAAGAAAGTGGAGAAAAAAGAGAAGGTGTCCAACCTCTCGCTCGAAGAGCGGCTGGCTTCCTATGTAGTGGAGGGTAGTAAGGAGGGACTGATTCCGGATCTGGAGCAAGCGCTAGCCAAATATTCCTCGCTGGAGATTATTAATGGCCCGCTGATGAAGGGGATGGAAGAAGTAGGTCGGCTGTTTAACAATAACGAATTGATCGTCGCAGAGGTGCTGCAAAGCGCTGAAGTTATGAAGGCGTCGGTAGCTTACTTGGAACCGTATATGGAAAAAAATGAATCCTCGGTAAAAGGAAAGATCTTGCTGGCTACGGTCAAAGGTGATGTGCATGATATCGGTAAAAACCTGGTGGAAATTATTCTATCCAACAATGGTTACCATATTGTAAATCTGGGTATAAAAGTACCACCAGAACGCATTATTGAGGCTTACCGTGAAGAAAAGGCCGACGCGATTGGCTTATCTGGTTTGCTTGTTAAATCGGCTCAACAGATGGTGTTGACTGCACAGGATTTGAAAAATGCGAATATTGATATCCCGATTATGGTTGGCGGAGCTGCTTTGACGCGTAAGTTTACGAAAAACCGTATCCGTCCCGAGTATGACGGAATGGTTGTCTATGCGAAGGATGCAATGGATGGTTTGGACATAGCTAACAAGCTTATGAATCCTGAGTCCCGCAAGAAAATGGCTGAGGAAATGGAGGCTGAACGGGAAGCGGAAGCCGCGACGGTCGTGGAAGCCAAGCCGTTGCCGAAACTTACCCGGGCTGTTCGCTCTAAAATAGCTCAGGATTTGCCCGTCTATATTCCGCCGGATACGGATCGTCATGTACTGCGTAACTATCCGCTCAATTATATTTTGCCGTATGTGAATATGCAGATGCTGATGGGGCACCATCTTGGATTAAAAGGAAATGTTGAGCAATTGCTGGCTTCGGGGAATCCGAAAGCGACTCAGTTGAAGGAAACTGTAGATAGCATCATGTTTGAAGCCGTTACGGATGGAATTATTCAGGCACATGCTGTATATCGTTTCTTCCCGGCGCAGTCACAGGGAGATCAGATTTTGATTTATGATCCATCAGATGTGAGCAAGGTACTGCACACATTTACGTTTCCGCGTCAACAAGTAGAGCCTTATTTATGTCTGGCTGACTACTTGAAATCGGTGGAATCCGGAGTTATGGATTATGTAGGTTTCATGGTCGTTACGGCGGGTCATGGTATTCAACAGCTTTCCACCCAATGGAAAGAAAAAGGGGATTACTTACGCTCTCATGCACTTCAGTCGGTAGCACTGGAAGTGGCAGAAGGACTCGCCGAGCGGCTTCATCATATTATAAGGGACAGTTGGGGCTTCCCAGACTCGGCAGACATGACGATGAAACAGCGGCATGGGGCTAGATATCAGGGTATACGGGTATCTTTTGGCTATCCGGCATGTCCTGATCTGGAGGATCAGGGGCCATTGTTCCAGCTGTTGAAACCTGAGGATATTGGCGTTGAACTGACAGAAGGGTTTATGATGGAACCGGAGGCTTCTGTATCAGCCATGGTGTTCAGCCACCCTCAGGCGCAGTATTTTAACGTCGAAAAGGTATAACACCTTTATCAGATGGGATAGTGAAGACCCTCCGAGCTTCGGAGGTTTTTTGCTGGTCAGCAGGAAGAAGGTTAAAGTCATGGAATTTTATTTTCTCGGCACGAATGCAGGTGTGCCTACGATCCAGCGAAACGTGACGTCTATCGCACTCCGTTTGCTGGAGGAACGAAGAAGCATGTGGTTGTTTGATTGCGGCGAAGGAACTCAGCAGGAGGTACTACGTTCGCCGCTTAAGCTAAGCAGGCTTGAAAAAATATTCATTACCCATTTGCATGGAGACCATCTCTTTGGTCTGCCGGGTCTACTGTCGAGCAGGGCGTATCAGGGAGGTACGACACCGCTGACGGTATACGGGCCGCTAGGACTCAAACAGTACATCGAATTATCGCTGGGAATCAGCCAATCTCGTATCAACTACCAACTAGATATTGTGGAGCATACGGGGGGGCTGTTGTTTGATGACGGGCAATTTCGGGTAGAATCGGCTCTGCTGGATCATCGTATTGACAGCTATGGCTATCGTATTGTAGAGATGGATAAGCCTGGGAAGCTCAATCAGGAGCTGCTGGAGCGATACGGAATCAAGCCCGGCCCGGTGTATGGTAAGCTGAAGCGTGGAGAAAGCGTAGAGGTGGAGGGGGGAGTCATGCTTCATCCTCAGGATGTATTGGGTACACCGAAAAAAGGACGTATTATTACCATTCTCGGTGACACTCGACCTTGCCCGAATACCGTAGTACTGGCTCAGGATGCAACGGTTGTCGTTCATGAAGCCACTTTTCTGCATGAGCTGGCAAATACGGCGTATGAATATCATCATAGTACGGCGCTCCAGGCTGCGGAAGCAGCAAAAGCGGCAGGTGCGGCTCAGTTGATCATGACGCATTTTAGTTCCAGATATAAAGATCAGGAGCAGCTCCATCCGTTGTTGGAGGAAGCGCGGAGAGTATTCCCCAATTCATTGCTGGCGGAGCAGCATGTGTTGTTACCAGTGCCCGACATCGGTTCATAAACGGTAGTTGTAGAAGATAGACGTGTATGGGTGCCGGGGCTTGCTCCGGTGCCTTTGTTTTTCCTGTGAAATTATTTTCCGGGAAAGCGCAGAATGCGACAAGAGATGAGGACGACATATGGGGGAACCGAAAGAATTTGTAATACCACATATGGAGGCATGTCATATTCGGTTTTCTATATATCGAATTTTAAGGGGTTTGTATTTTGAGCAGGCTCAGGAAATACGGGAAATTTCCTTTGAAGACTAGGCATCTTCGATGGATTTCGACGGAGATGTAAGCTTATTCAATGGGAAAGCGACGGCTTTTAGCGAGGAATGGCACTATTTTGCATGGTTTACCAGCAATTCATGGACTTCATATGTATTTTTGACTTAAGATAGATAAGATGGAATGAAAGGGCCGACTTATTTTATAACCTGAATGGTTAAGGTGGTTAAATAAGAGGGTGAACATCATTCATGGGATGAATTATAATTTCAATGTTATGATGAATTGATTTGAAGTGCGGGAGGGAATTACGATAAAATCGTTACTGATTGATCTGGATGGAACATTGTATCATGGGGACCGGATGATCAAGGGTGCGGATCTGCTCATATCCCAATTGCGCACGAACCAGATACCTTACGCCTATGTTACGAACAATGCTTCACGCACACCTGAGTCGGTGGCTGAGCATTTGGTAAGTATGGGAATTGAAGCGGTTAGCGATGAAGTATGTACTTCGGCGCTGGCAGCTGCACAATATGTTGCACAGCAAGGTCCTGGAGCACGAGTATATTGTATTGGTGAAACGGGATTACGTCAGGCGCTTACGGATGCCGGATTGCAGCTTGTTGAGGATCATCCTGATTATGTGGTTCAGGGAATAGATCGCCAATTTACATATGATAAGCTGGTTGCTGCTATGCGATGGATTCGGGAAGGAGCCACTTTTATTTTGACAAACCCGGATCTCCAATTACCTTCACAAGATGGACTCACGCCGGGGGCAGGAACGATTGGAGCTGCGATTGAGGCGGCATCACAGGTAAAACCCGTCGTCATCGGTAAACCTTCAAGCGTGTTAATGAACTATGCGTTGGATCGCTTGAACATTAGAGCGGATGAAGCTCTGGTTGTGGGCGATAATATGCTTACCGATATTGCGGCAGGTGCGGCGGCAGGTTGCAAAACAGCTCTGATACTATCGGGTGTTTCGACCCGCGCT
Proteins encoded:
- a CDS encoding LysM peptidoglycan-binding domain-containing protein; translation: MKYSTYQSIFPMNLEKMQNVRNERKAQLVRTISNSLLPKLLILVIVSWIAGAGVLTVFAAPSVPNEEVTKLIVQPGDTLWRIASNHKPERIDTRVYIEGIVRINGLEDRGVQAGQVLKLPHF
- a CDS encoding DUF896 domain-containing protein yields the protein MDIDSLVERINELARKAKAEGLTEEETIERANLREIYLGNIRRNFRQQLETIEFVDDETPKGNGGLKH
- a CDS encoding HAD family hydrolase → MAIQAVMFDLDDTLLWDERSVEEAFDAACQTGSRESGVDPKALEEAVRKEARALYESYETFSFTQLIGINPFEGLWANFTAGEQPEFRQLEQLAPAYRKESWRRGLQQLGIDNEELAQKMATQFALERRSRPHVYEETFEILEQLKGQYKLLLLTNGSPDLQQEKLDGVPQLAPFFDHVVISGSFGKGKPDPSIFQHALGLLGIEPEHALMVGDKLTTDIQGALAAGVHSVWVNRNAKTNTTEIKPKFEIKHLSELDGIIQSFK
- a CDS encoding 1,2-dihydroxy-3-keto-5-methylthiopentene dioxygenase encodes the protein MAEILIRNTNVRISDEDKVREFLESQEVLYEHWDASKLSGELQENFTLTDEQKVAVLSTFEAEIKDLAARRGYKIWDVITLSEATPNLDELLAKFEQIHTHTEDEIRAIVAGKGIFIIKGPEEIGYFNVELSPGDVISVPENIPHFFTLMENQKIVAVRLFIEENGWIAEPFEDPSFIQA
- the metH gene encoding methionine synthase, with translation MDKVSLQDALQRRILILDGAMGTMIQQEDLSPDDFGGEELEGCNEMLVLTRPDVIQGIHEAYLEAGSDLIETNTFGATSVVLADYDIPERAREINLVAAKLARNAADKYSTADKPRFVVGAMGPTTKTLSVTGGVTFAELIESYEEQALALIEGGVDALLLETSQDTLNVKAGSIGIRQAFEKTGIELPIMISGTIEPMGTTLAGQNIESFCISLEHLHPVSIGLNCATGPEFMRDHIRSLSDMSSAAISCYPNAGLPDENGQYHESPDSLARKMAAFAEKGWLNIAGGCCGTTPEHIRVMSESMAQFEPRPLEGHHPPAVSGIEPVYIEQENRPYMVGERTNVLGSRKFKRLIVEGKYEEASEIARAQVKSGAHVIDICVQDPDRDEMTDMEAFLKLVVNKVKVPLVIDTTDIQVIDTALQYSQGKAIINSINLEDGEEKFEKMAPLIHKYGAAVVVGTIDERGQAISREDKLEVAKRSYDLLVNRYGLAPEDLIFDTLVFPVGTGDEQYIGSAKETIEGIRIIKEALPGVHTILGISNVSFGLPEAGREVLNSVYLYECTKAGLDYAIVNTEKLERYASIPEHERKLAEDLIYKTNDDTLSAFVAAFRNKKVEKKEKVSNLSLEERLASYVVEGSKEGLIPDLEQALAKYSSLEIINGPLMKGMEEVGRLFNNNELIVAEVLQSAEVMKASVAYLEPYMEKNESSVKGKILLATVKGDVHDIGKNLVEIILSNNGYHIVNLGIKVPPERIIEAYREEKADAIGLSGLLVKSAQQMVLTAQDLKNANIDIPIMVGGAALTRKFTKNRIRPEYDGMVVYAKDAMDGLDIANKLMNPESRKKMAEEMEAEREAEAATVVEAKPLPKLTRAVRSKIAQDLPVYIPPDTDRHVLRNYPLNYILPYVNMQMLMGHHLGLKGNVEQLLASGNPKATQLKETVDSIMFEAVTDGIIQAHAVYRFFPAQSQGDQILIYDPSDVSKVLHTFTFPRQQVEPYLCLADYLKSVESGVMDYVGFMVVTAGHGIQQLSTQWKEKGDYLRSHALQSVALEVAEGLAERLHHIIRDSWGFPDSADMTMKQRHGARYQGIRVSFGYPACPDLEDQGPLFQLLKPEDIGVELTEGFMMEPEASVSAMVFSHPQAQYFNVEKV
- the rnz gene encoding ribonuclease Z, producing the protein MEFYFLGTNAGVPTIQRNVTSIALRLLEERRSMWLFDCGEGTQQEVLRSPLKLSRLEKIFITHLHGDHLFGLPGLLSSRAYQGGTTPLTVYGPLGLKQYIELSLGISQSRINYQLDIVEHTGGLLFDDGQFRVESALLDHRIDSYGYRIVEMDKPGKLNQELLERYGIKPGPVYGKLKRGESVEVEGGVMLHPQDVLGTPKKGRIITILGDTRPCPNTVVLAQDATVVVHEATFLHELANTAYEYHHSTALQAAEAAKAAGAAQLIMTHFSSRYKDQEQLHPLLEEARRVFPNSLLAEQHVLLPVPDIGS
- a CDS encoding TIGR01457 family HAD-type hydrolase, encoding MREGITIKSLLIDLDGTLYHGDRMIKGADLLISQLRTNQIPYAYVTNNASRTPESVAEHLVSMGIEAVSDEVCTSALAAAQYVAQQGPGARVYCIGETGLRQALTDAGLQLVEDHPDYVVQGIDRQFTYDKLVAAMRWIREGATFILTNPDLQLPSQDGLTPGAGTIGAAIEAASQVKPVVIGKPSSVLMNYALDRLNIRADEALVVGDNMLTDIAAGAAAGCKTALILSGVSTRANMDGHMRAVGVKPDLIFDNLDELQDWLQEEFK